The following DNA comes from Gambusia affinis linkage group LG21, SWU_Gaff_1.0, whole genome shotgun sequence.
caaGCAAGcatgaaaacctttttgtgaaattgaagttatttcatgtcattttaaaGCCATACTTCAAAGTGCGCATAAAAAACAGCTAAAGAGGCGAAGAGCAGGAGAAAGGATGCAGAGCAGCGTGATGTCATGTGACCAACCCTCTTCCAGAGTCACGGCTCCTGGATGGGAAGAGGAAGATGCTCCagtctacactgtaaaaacactaaTAATGATTCCTCTACGGAGGAAAAGCTTGTagctgtaagtgaaataatctgtcggAGGAATTTCTCTTTTCAtcgttaaggaattattaaaacaaacttctacatgttgattaaaacatctaaattaaTTTAGTCTAATTCCAAGtggaaccagatatttacactagaaactaaagTAAAAGGATTTCATGATGAGGTCGGCTGGAGAACCtgtgggttctggttctgggtgggTTCTgggtgggttctggttctggttctgggtcggTTCTGGTTTTGGGTCGGTTCTgggtgggttctggttctgggtgggttctggttctgggtggattctggttctgggtgggttctggttttgggtgggttctggttctgggtggattctggttctgggtgggttctggttctgggtggattctggttctgggtggGTTCTGGTTTTGGGTCGGTTCTGGGtggattctggttctgggtgggttctggttctgggtgggttctggttctgggtggattctggttctgggtgggttctggttctgggtggattctggttctgggtgggttctggttctgggtggattctggttctgggtggGTTCTGGTTTTGGGTCGGTTCTGGGtggattctggttctgggtggattctggttctgggtgggttctggttctgggtgggTTCTGGGtggattctggttctgggtgggttctggttctggggttctggttctgggcgggttctggttctggatgggttctggttctgggtgggttctggttctgggtcggTTCTcggtgggttctggttctgggtgggTTCTGGGTGGGTTCTTGTTCTgggtgggttctggttctgggtgggttctggttctgggtgggttctggttctggttctgggcgggttctggttctggatgggttctggttctgggtgggttctggttctgggtcggTTCTcggtgggttctggttctgggtgggTTCTgggtgggttctggttctgggtgggTTCTgggtgggttctggttctgggttgGTTCTGGGTGGGTTCTGCTCGGCGGTGGGACTCTGAGGACTGCAGCCTCTGGATTCAGAGGCGTGTTGAAGCTGCTGACTGACTCGCCGCTGAAggagttaaataaataagtttctCCTCTGAACTCTGCAGCTTTACGTCTTTATTCTGCGTCTCATCTCCGTTTCAGGGCCTCCTTCCTGAACTCATTACAGAGAGCaaaatgcttcagctgctgctccacAAACAGGCGGCTCTGCAGCTGCAATCCATCATCTTTACTCCCTAACTAACTTACAGAGGCTCACCGGCCGTGAGGGACCACAGACACAATTAGGAACAAACTCAACTTTTTAACGGAGCGGGGAGCCGGCGGCGCTGCGGAGGAGGGTTAGGACGCCCACGGGCGCCAGATCAGCTCACGCCACACGCCGCCCACCCTGGACACCAACACAGAGACCGTGAGGCCGTCACGCTGCAGAGGTCACACTGACCTTGGAAACACAGAAACGTCCCCCGGTGTTTATGGATTTATGTTGGATGTTCAGATCTACATTTCCTCCTCGTTCTGCTGCGCTGCCGCTTTAACGCGCCGCCTGGATCTGGACTCGGCGGAGGAAACCTGAAGCGTCACAGTATGGATTCTGCAGCAGCTCGTAGTATTTGATGCGTTGTAGCGGCGAGCGCTTTCCTCCGCTGCAACGTCTGAGTCAGCGTGGGCGAGAGGTAAACACGGAGCTGTGAGGCGTCAGGAGCCGATTCTCCAGAAgtaaagagctgctgctgtttaaaACCCACTGCTGTCCATTCAGTACCAGTaacaccagtaacaccagtaacaccagtaacaccagtCCTCTTTACTTCATGGTTTATTTCTCATGTTTCTTTATTCTCCTATCAGATTGTTGGATTCATGTTTAACTGCAAAAAGAATCTACAAACCAGCCTGTAAGCCTGGTTACTGGTTTATATGGATGAACTTTGAACTTTAAGGACATTACTTTGAATTTTATCATTTCCATCGTTTTCTAATGTGATTcttcaaaatgttgattttaaacaGTAAGTGATTCAGACTGCTTcactaaaatagaaaattggATAAGATGCAGGTTTCTTTTGGTTTCAACGACCCGATTTTAGTCGCCTGCTGAGGGAAAGTGTCTTTGATCGACCCGGTTTCAGATCGGGTCTGACGGACCCAAACTGGAACATCTGAAACGCTCAACAAGCAACACGAAGCGTCACAAACCCACAGCCAAGCAAGGTGGTGGCAGAGTCATGCTGCGGGCCTCACAGAGTTCTGGAACATGAGCAGAACTGGTTCTGGCCGTGACGGGCCCAGTGTTGTCCCAGCAGAACCAGTGAGTGTGTTTACTGGTTCATGAGGCTGCTGCATTCAGATCATTTTTCTGTGGCGATAAATAAAATGTCCGACCAGCTGGACTCAACGGATGGAAAATACTGACACGATAAATATTATCAACATTCAGCAAACAagaccaaacacacacacacacacacacacacatacacacacacacacacacaccaatcaGGTGTTTCTCCAGTACAACCAGTGAACCAGAACAAGCTGGATTTACCCGTTTCTGATGTTTAGCTTTGGGTCCCGCTCCTCGTTATCCTCCCTCCCTGACTGGTTTACAGCGCTACTGTTACCATGACGACTGGGTTCGGCAGTGAAATGTCAGCATGTAAATGTGATAGTTAATGTGGAGTCCAGACAAAACGGGACGGAGACGTAAATGTCAAAACATTCATGGGATTGGATTAGACGGCAGGAGTAAACTGAGCTTCAACCTTTCTACAGTTAGAAAGGGACCGCTTCCGCCGACCACCGGACCGCTTCCGCCGCCGACCCCCAACCTCTTCCCCCGACCCCCGGACCTTTTCCGCCGACCCCCGGACCGCTTCCGCCGACCCCCGAACCGCTCCCGCCGACCACCGGACCGCTTCCGCCGACCCCCGAACCGCTCCCGCCGACCACCGGACCGCTTCCGCCGCCGACCCCCAACCTCTTCCGCCGACCCCCAACCTCTTCCCCCGACCCCCGGACCTTTTCCGCCGACCACCGGACCGCTTCCGCCGCCGACCACCGGACCTCTTCCGCCGACCCCCCGACCGCTTCCGCCGACCACGGACGCTTCGCCGACCGACCTTTCCGCCCGACCCCCGACCGCTTCTCCTCTTAAATAAATCCAAACGTTTCATAAACCCGGCTGGGACTGTTGTCCCCGTCCTCCTCTGGGATTGGCTGAGAGGCCGCGGTCGTTATGGGAACAAAGCGAGCGCTGGCGGGCGATTAGCCTGCAGTAATGAGCCGACAGGTGGTCAGTCAGAGCGCAGGTGTTCATCTGTATTCACGGCCCCCTCTGGCTCGGCGACCCGACCAGAACCGTCCACAACCGGGAACGCTACCTCAACCTGCCTGTTAGAGtgagacagtgtgtgtgtgtgtgtgtgtgtgtgtgtgtgtgggtgtcaCACCTGTCTCTGAATCAGCGCCAGCATCTGCTCTCCCTCTTCCATCAGCCTCTCTACCGCTTTCGGATCTTCCACGTCCCTGTTGGCCCTGAAGGCATCACGAACACGCCGCAGTGCGTACgtcctgcaacacacacacacacacacacacacacgctgtgGTTTCATTTATAATAAGGAAAGGCAGGCCAACGAGCGAAGAGGGAGGGAAGCAGGAGCTGCTAAACCCTGGGAGGAGTTCAGGAGCAAACAGCCGACCAGAGGTGGAAACAGCTCCACACTAAACCAACAGGAAGATAAATTAGAGCCAAACAAAGCTCAGGGCGgcgcaataaaaaaaaaaacaacaaccgcatatttatttgtttttctgctcctcgCATATAAAGAAACCTGCAGCAGCACAAAGAGATGCTGCTGATGAGCGAGCGTCGCAGCGGGGGCCGCGTCCTGCTTTATGAGCACAATACACCCGAGGacctgaggaagaggaagatgaaggcTCAGTGAGTGACGCCGCGGATTCAGACGGCAACGCAACGAGACGCAgcaaccagccaatcagagagcagcaaCCTGGAGGTCACTAAAAGCATCAAACTGGGGAGaataagatggaaaaaataaagaaatgaggGGAAAGAGGAAAAACGGCAGACATCTTTAACCTTCCGCTGATGGTGCTTCTCTTCAGTTTAATatcccacaatcctttgctgcatcaAGATCGTCTGGTGTAGCTGTGAAGGTCGTCTGATTTTCCTGCATGATCAAACCAGCAGAGTCGGACCGGTCAGAATAAAGATACGGTCCGGTTCTGTTGGACAGGCAGAAGACGGGTCAGGAACCAGAACAACCCAGCAGCCTGTGGTGGCGCCGCTGAGCTCCTCTGAGCAGAACTGATGAGATTTGAGCTGAAGTTCAGCAGAGATCGAAGAGCCGCCGCTGGCTGGAGAGGGACGGACCGGTCAACTCTCTGACCCGATCCAAACCGGACCTGATGGAGCTTCAGGTCCAACCGGTCAGCTTTACAGACGACCTGGACGTTGACCTCTGGGAGAGACCAATGGTCTGTTGGCTCCATCAGATCTATGAAGTTTGTCTCAGAGAATTTGAGgaacaaactgcagctctggcCAAAAACATCCttccataaaacataaacaggtAGAGGCTTGAGGTAATCACTCCTGGATCCTCCTGGGGATCCAAGGAGATGGAGGTCTGGGTCTCAAACAGAAAGACGGAGGGACGGGCTGACGGAAAAACTAGTAGATGGATGTTTGGGTTGATGGATGTTTGGGTTGATGGATGACAGTAATGGCAGGATGGACCAGTCTGACCAGTGGACATCCAAAGTGGTTGATGGACAGAACAGGAATGTGTTCTCGTCCCACCAAGGGAAACTCAGATTGTATGGGTTGACGGACATAGTGAGTGACGGACAGACTGCTTGATGAATGTATGGATGGATTGACGGATGTACCGACACAGATGGACagattaatggatggatggactttcaGTTCATTTGATTTTTTCATTGCTGCTGTCAGAACATCTTGTTTCTGCAGAAACTAAAGTGTTTCTGATGCTTGGAGTCCAAAGACAGACTGGAGAGATCCAGATTAGAGTCTGCCTGAAGGGAAGGAAACTAGAAAGAGACGAAGGACGGATCAGAGAAAGAACTGATAGTTACTGTTGTATCTGTATTTATTaataagcagcagcagcttctgtaCCTGTCAGCTCATTGAGGAAAACCCAACAGTGAGAGACTCCAGACAGTGAATGACTGAACGGCGTGTTTGTGAGAGAGTGAGTCATCCCGTCACGGGAACTTCAGAGGGAATTCTCCTCTCTGATCTTCAGACGAAGACGGGAAGGGAAGAGGAGACGAGGAGAGGAGGCGACGAGACACTGAAACTGGATTTTCACAATCACTTATTCATCACAAGTCTTTGTCATCTCGCTGATAAGTTGACAGTTGTTGGAGCGCCCACGCTGCGGGGGGAGGATATTTTTAAGCAGGGAAGGAAAGATATCAGgaggaaagagaggagagaCAACATCAGGAGGCAAAGACACGTCTGACCCAAGTTGCTCTTGATTACAAGAATTCCTCTTTTCCATTTAGAGATGCGGTACGTTACAGTAACCAGGAACACATCATTCCTGAACCCGGTTCAGCTGTAGGTCCATTGGTTGATGGTACCGTTAGGGTGGAGCCTCTGGCGTTACTCAACACCATCCATCGATTGGGGGACAGAAAGTGCCACGTCTGTCGTTGCTCTTGTTTGACGATGCGTTGGGTGTTTGAGTTCAACCCCGTTTGGTTAaaagtcaggctttttaaagctCAATGATTGGTGATCTGTGAGAAACCTAATCCTACATAAAGCCACTTCTCCGCCTGAAAAGCTTTAACTGCTCCAGATTCATCTCCATTAGCAGATCCTATGTAGCTCCTCCCTGTTTTTAGTAAATCACTGCAATGGCAGTGCAAGTTGGGAAAATATATGCATTGCACTCAAGCAATTTGACTGCCGATGACCTTGTTCGTTCATCGGCAGTCACTTTAGACTGCAAGCATCTCAACCACTATAATGGCCAGCGGACATCTTGTCTGCTTTCAGAGAGCTGCTGGAGGTGGAAGAGTGTAACCTCGGTCAACGTGCGTCAACTTTAGAGCAGAATGACGATGATTTCAGCAGGAGTGTCTCTTAAGAACGAGCAGCAGTGAAGAGCCAAGGACCGCTGGTCAACGTTCTGTCAGTTCCTCACCAGCCAGTTTGAAACACTGGAACTGCTCAACATCGGTTTGGTTTGGTGTGAATTTCATTCcacatttgggtttttcttttcataaagttGAATTGCTTTGGCTAGAACCAAAGCAGACATTAACCAGACGGAGTGAGACTTGATCTAGGAGAAGCAGCTAAAGACTGAAGTCTTCAAGTCCCATATTTGATCTAAACTAGCAGATCAGACATGATCTAAATGTAGAGgatagaaacaaaaagaaaaccgaTTCGATCTAGACAACTTCAGATGCAACAGATCAATCACTGTCCACCTGTAAAACTTTTACCATGAGTCAAGTCTTTGGTTTCAGGTCTGCCTGAGTTTGCAGAAAACTCCACAGATCTCAAAGCTcttgatgaaaataaaagattttttaactATATTCTGTGAGCCTGACTGTCCTCCCTGAGACAATCCAAACTGTTGAGGTTCTGCTCTCCGCAGAGCGTTCTGCCCATCATCACCTCACTGTTTCACTTTCCTGTGGAAGATCATGAATGTTTCATCTGACTTCTGTtcgtttctgtgttttctctggTTGACAAAACCTTCCAAACTCAGGCAGAGTTTTATCCCAGGAAGAGCAGCGAGCGCCTGCCTGGCTGTTAGTGCAGCAACAACAGAACAGCGCCGGCAGCAACGTCTGGCATATTCAGGTCACTCCACAACAACCTGGAAGCTCACAGGTACGGCTCAGAGCAGGAGCAAATCACTCCCACACGCTGCGCTGCTCCGCTTCCCACCAGGACATAACGGCACTTTGTGTGTCAAAGAGGAGTCACAACTCAGAGAGGATGGAAATGTTCACAAGCAGCGGTTCgatgttaacatttttattagaggAGTCTGACACAAAGACAAGAgacatcattaaaataaaaattttatagcttgattttaatcagattcatattttttaagtgCTGCAAAAACTGACTTTCCGCTCCGAAGTGGGAACATTCCtgaaaaaatgtaacttaaCCAGACACTTTGATGCGACGTAGGGAATCCTGTGTTGAACATTTTGACTTGTTTATTTGCAACTGAACTTTGACTACAAAGTtattgagggaaaaaaatgtcagattcatAAAACTGATTAGCTGGAAGTCATGACCTTTTTTAGCAGTAATGTAAACAAGAACAATGTTACAGcgaataaagaaaaatgaacagactaacaaataaatcacagaaaGAATATAAAGATATCTAAACAAAACAAGGAGagaatgaattttatttgtttttgcactcCTAGACACTCAAAGTGCACAAAAAGATGTATTTAAGAGctaaaaagtggatttttcaTAATATGTCTCCTCTAAATCTGCTGGGATCCATTTGTGATGTGTTGCTACCACTAGGAGGCGATAATGCACCAAGTTGCCAAAGCTTTGAAACCTCATAAAGAGGTAAAGCCCAGCAGGAAGACGTCCTTTATGGTTGATAGAATAAAATTATGCTTTATTGTCCCTCAGCGGGAAGATTCAGTTTTATCTCACGACTGAACGATATTTCTAGTTCTTACGGTTATGATTATGCTGAAGTTAATCCCAGATCAGCTGACTGGCCGGTTCTGCTCCAGATAAATTGATCCACAGGTCGGGTTGTTCCAGAACCCAGAACCTCCTGACTCGTATCTCTCTACCAAGTCCATTCAGTCAGAACTGAACCCGTTTCACAGAAAACCTCTCATCTCTAGTGGTCATTCCACAGCATTTACACAATAAGCTAAGGCTAAAGCTACAGAAGCTCACTGCCTGTAAACTGAcactattttcatattttaattggGGAAAAGTTTCAAATTCCGACAGAACGCCTAAACATCTGGAGTcagctgtagttgtcatgccagACCATCAGATGGTGCTGTGATTTTAGCATGTCATTGAACACACATGTGCTTTTGACCCTTAGCTTCACCTCATCCTAAACGGTCACCAGCTCCGATGAACCAAGCCCTCATGTATACCAAGCTATGTTAAACTGAACAGGTCAAGTATCAAGGTTCTATCcgccattgtttttgttatccAGAGTCCTTCACACCTCCAGCAGGTGCTACAGAAAAGTTTCACTTTGATTCCTAGCTTCAAAACGTCCTGGTGTCTCAGTTTCCAGCCACTGGAGAACGGCTCAGTGTAAACCAGAATCTCTTTTATGTCAGATCCAGCttgaaatattcagatttttaaaatgtaaccaAGGCCCGCCTCCTGACAAAGTTTGGAAAATGCAACcaaaagtgggcggagccaagaggCAGAAAGGGGCGTGGTCAGATTGGAGGCTGAAGCATGTTAAGCTTTGCGACTTTGTCACAATATTAAAATCTAGCAACATTTTTTCTGTAGTATTGGAGACTTTTGTGGGTTTACACCAGAGCTGTGACGCAGACGCTGTACCGCTGGACCCAATAGGAAAATTCAACTGCAGTACCCACTGTTCGTcccaaagagggcagcactaAGACAGCTTTCAGACAAATATTGCatagttttaaagaaattacacaCAAATATTCCAATTTGGACAGGAACATAAAGATAGCACCTTCAAGGGCCAATGTAGACAGTAAATCTGCGAAAAACAATGTTGATTTGGAGTTTGACTGGAGGATTTGATCCATATATCTAAATTCCATCAAGAGCGACGTTAGATTTAACAGACAGTATGAGATGTAAACTATTTAAAGCAGCTGTTAACTCATCATGACCTGAACACCATCAGATTTAAAACGTGTTTTAAAGCTGATGATGTGCGCATGAATGTATGCTCACATTAATGGTTCTGTGGTTTAAACTGTCAGAGCTCATGTTAGCCTGGGAACTGAACCTTCAGGTCTCCTCCAGGACATCCAGGGTTTCATAAACACTGACCCTGCTTCATGTAAACACTACGGTTAGCTGCGTGTTTAGCCGCTGACAGGCGGTTTAAACTGGCCGGAAGGACCCCTCACACCGCCGACAGCCCCGGACTCACCTGTAGTTGTAGGAGGGGAACCTGCTGCTCTCCTTCAGCATCATCTTGTAGAGAGAAATCACCTGAGACCGAGTGGAAGCAGCCATCATGCTACACAGTACGCGGTTCCGTCCCTCTTTCCGTTTGAGCTCCAGGACCCTTATTTCTAGGCAACCAAGTAGTGCCTGAACAGAGACAACTATTTCAAATTGTATGTTAATCacaatttgattatttgttttattttaaatagaaattttgTTTAACAATGTAAagattaataatataataaatatacgTTTGTGACGTAATAGAATTTTTATTGCCTTTAAGTCGTAAGGGCGCAGCTCCGCCATCTAAACAACAGCCCAACACAGGAGAGTGACAGAAGGTGAGTTAGCTTTGCTTCTTTAgcctataaatatgtttttaagtaGAGAAACATGAGGCTTTAATGAATAAACTACACCACGAGGGTTAAATTCTTCACTGCAACTGGTGGTGGTTTGGCTTTTTCCCAGCTTTATTGTACACATAAAACGTTTTGGTTTTGGGTCAACATGTGAGCAaccctgctgcagctgctttaaATTAACTTAACCCTCATGGTTACGCAGACACAAGCCTATTTAAACCTCCGACAACCTTTAAATATACAGCTACTAGGTTCTGCTGTGACCGTTCTTAAACTGGActctacagaaccagaactgttaaaagaaaagtaacagaGCTACATGTTCCCAAAACGGAAATAAGGCTTCActttattaatctgattttatcaattcaaaaatatttgatttatccCAAAGGATAAACTAAATgtcactgtaaaaatatttaaagagatGATGTGGCCTATGATGCTGTGTACAGGAAGGCTCTCCTGTTGCAGTCTGTCTTGCAAC
Coding sequences within:
- the LOC122824477 gene encoding LYR motif-containing protein 4 isoform X1, yielding MMAASTRSQVISLYKMMLKESSRFPSYNYRTYALRRVRDAFRANRDVEDPKAVERLMEEGEQMLALIQRQVSIGKMYEAQRTVVDAP
- the LOC122824477 gene encoding LYR motif-containing protein 4 isoform X2, producing MAELRPYDLKALLGCLEIRVLELKRKEGRNRVLCSMMAASTRSQVISLYKMMLKESSRFPSYNYRSPSGKCTRLSGRWWTRRDASTGL